The following proteins are encoded in a genomic region of Gemmatimonadota bacterium:
- a CDS encoding lysylphosphatidylglycerol synthase transmembrane domain-containing protein translates to MKFGWRGALGIALSALLLWWTLKGQDLGHIWDVLAHSDARYWLGCVVFATLIFPLRARRWAALLEPVAGRPPFRSLWQSTAIGMMVNNVVPARAGEFARAFVLSRQEPQVKFTAGFASLAVDRLFDGTVVLLLMVVALLDPSFIGQQSTGLLVNMRIAAAVLALVLVAVAMLVWAPKLVFAIYDASVGKFAPKLAPKGRHLLEGFASGLGVMRKPRLLAEVFVWTVIHWLCNAFAFWLGFRALGISTPITAALLLQGIIAIGVAIPSSPGFFGLFEAAGTLGLGFYGIPSDKAVSWAIGFHILSYIPITVMGAWYLTRLKLHLSDFGTGTKDEA, encoded by the coding sequence ATGAAGTTCGGCTGGCGCGGCGCGCTCGGCATTGCCCTCAGCGCACTGTTGCTCTGGTGGACGCTCAAGGGGCAGGATCTCGGCCACATCTGGGATGTGCTCGCCCATTCCGATGCGCGCTATTGGCTCGGCTGTGTCGTCTTTGCCACACTCATTTTTCCGCTCCGCGCGCGCCGATGGGCCGCATTGCTCGAACCCGTAGCGGGGCGCCCGCCATTCCGTTCGTTGTGGCAGAGCACCGCCATTGGGATGATGGTGAACAACGTCGTCCCGGCGCGCGCCGGTGAGTTTGCGCGTGCCTTTGTTCTCTCGCGGCAGGAACCGCAGGTCAAGTTCACCGCTGGCTTCGCCTCGCTCGCGGTGGACCGGTTGTTTGACGGCACCGTCGTGCTGTTGCTGATGGTGGTCGCGTTACTCGACCCGAGCTTCATTGGCCAACAGAGCACCGGACTGCTCGTGAACATGCGCATTGCGGCGGCCGTGCTCGCGCTCGTGCTCGTTGCGGTGGCGATGCTGGTATGGGCCCCGAAGCTCGTGTTCGCCATTTACGACGCCAGCGTCGGCAAATTTGCCCCCAAGCTCGCACCCAAAGGACGCCATCTGCTCGAGGGATTTGCCTCGGGGCTCGGCGTCATGCGCAAACCGCGGCTGCTCGCCGAAGTCTTTGTGTGGACCGTCATTCACTGGCTCTGCAACGCGTTCGCCTTCTGGCTCGGCTTTCGCGCCCTTGGCATTAGCACGCCAATCACCGCCGCGCTGCTCTTGCAGGGCATCATTGCCATTGGCGTCGCCATTCCGTCATCGCCGGGCTTTTTTGGATTGTTCGAGGCCGCCGGTACGCTCGGTCTGGGGTTCTATGGAATCCCCAGCGACAAAGCGGTGAGTTGGGCGATCGGTTTTCATATTCTCTCGTACATCCCCATCACCGTGATGGGCGCGTGGTACCTCACGCGACTCAAGCTGCACCTGAGTGATTTCGGGACCGGCACCAAGGACGAGGCCTGA
- a CDS encoding ribose-phosphate pyrophosphokinase: MLSQGLSVPINTFRVITGTGNPALAEGIAEYLGVALCKATTSRFADGEVFARIDENVRGADVFIVQSTNPPAENVMELLLLIDAVRRASAARITAVMPYFGYARQDRKDQPRVAIGAKLMAKMIEAAGAHRVLGLDFHAHQLQGFFDLPVDHLYAAPVFTAHYRKKQLEDLVVVAPDVGSAKMARGFAKRLNGSLAIIDKRRPTANVAEVVNVVGEVEGKDCLIPDDMIDTAGTVSEAARALKALGAKDIYVCATHALLSGPAVERLSNAPIKEIAVTNSIALPESRLFPQLTVLSVAELLGKAIRYTHADQSVSALFE; this comes from the coding sequence ATGCTCTCCCAAGGCCTCTCCGTACCCATCAACACCTTCCGCGTCATCACCGGAACCGGCAACCCTGCGCTCGCCGAAGGGATCGCCGAGTATTTGGGAGTGGCGCTGTGTAAGGCGACGACGTCGCGTTTTGCTGACGGCGAGGTGTTTGCACGCATCGACGAAAACGTGCGCGGCGCGGATGTGTTCATTGTGCAGTCCACGAACCCGCCCGCCGAAAACGTGATGGAGTTGTTGCTGCTGATTGACGCGGTGCGCCGCGCATCGGCCGCGCGTATCACGGCGGTGATGCCCTACTTCGGCTATGCTCGGCAGGATCGTAAGGATCAGCCGCGCGTGGCCATTGGCGCGAAGCTCATGGCCAAGATGATCGAGGCCGCCGGCGCGCATCGCGTGCTCGGGCTCGATTTTCACGCGCATCAGCTGCAGGGCTTTTTCGATTTGCCGGTGGACCATCTCTATGCGGCGCCGGTGTTCACGGCGCACTATCGCAAAAAGCAGCTCGAAGACCTCGTCGTCGTCGCGCCGGACGTTGGCAGCGCCAAGATGGCGCGCGGCTTTGCCAAGCGCCTCAACGGCTCGCTGGCGATCATCGACAAGCGACGTCCGACGGCGAATGTCGCCGAAGTGGTCAACGTGGTTGGCGAGGTCGAGGGCAAGGATTGCCTCATCCCCGACGACATGATTGATACCGCGGGCACCGTGAGTGAAGCGGCGCGCGCCCTCAAGGCGCTCGGCGCCAAAGATATTTATGTCTGCGCCACGCACGCCCTCCTCTCTGGGCCGGCCGTGGAGCGGTTGTCGAATGCGCCGATCAAAGAAATCGCCGTGACGAACTCAATTGCACTGCCGGAATCGCGACTCTTTCCGCAGTTGACGGTGCTGAGCGTGGCCGAGTTGTTGGGCAAGGCCATTCGCTACACGCACGCTGATCAGAGCGTGAGCGCGCTGTTTGAGTAG
- the rsmI gene encoding 16S rRNA (cytidine(1402)-2'-O)-methyltransferase, whose translation MEGAVVTAAGTLYVVSTPIGNMGDLSERAVATLRAVQAVLAEDTRHSRPLLERFGIETQLVAYHEHNEAKTTPGIVERLLGGASYALISDAGTPLLSDPGARLVHAAIEAGVAVSPIPGASALLSALVGAGIPADRFTFYGFLPRKGRERSALIDEIVGSAHTAVVYEAPPRVADTLADLAAAGAAERPAAVARELTKQFEEFRRGTVRELALSYEEKAPRGEVVLVVGGAVAPVLDEEALRERARALKETGVSARDVVRVLVEEMHAPRNLAYRIAHE comes from the coding sequence GTGGAAGGCGCAGTGGTAACGGCGGCGGGCACGCTCTACGTGGTGAGCACGCCGATCGGCAACATGGGCGATCTGAGCGAGCGCGCCGTGGCCACGTTGCGCGCCGTGCAGGCGGTGCTCGCGGAGGACACGCGGCACTCGCGGCCATTGCTGGAGCGTTTTGGCATTGAGACCCAGTTAGTGGCGTATCACGAGCACAACGAAGCCAAAACAACACCAGGGATTGTGGAGCGCCTGCTCGGCGGCGCGTCGTATGCGCTGATCAGCGACGCGGGGACGCCGTTGCTTTCGGATCCCGGCGCGCGGCTCGTGCATGCGGCGATCGAGGCTGGCGTGGCGGTGTCGCCAATCCCTGGCGCGTCGGCGTTGCTCTCGGCGTTGGTGGGGGCTGGGATTCCCGCCGACCGGTTCACGTTCTACGGGTTTTTGCCGCGGAAGGGACGCGAGCGGAGCGCGTTGATTGACGAGATTGTGGGGAGTGCGCACACGGCCGTGGTGTACGAAGCGCCGCCGCGCGTGGCCGACACCCTCGCCGATCTCGCGGCCGCGGGCGCTGCCGAGCGGCCGGCGGCGGTGGCGCGCGAACTCACCAAGCAGTTTGAGGAGTTCCGGCGGGGAACGGTACGGGAGTTAGCGCTGTCGTACGAGGAGAAGGCCCCACGAGGGGAAGTCGTGCTCGTGGTGGGCGGCGCGGTGGCACCCGTGTTGGATGAAGAGGCATTGCGGGAGCGGGCTCGAGCCCTAAAGGAAACCGGGGTGAGCGCGCGTGACGTGGTGCGCGTATTGGTAGAGGAGATGCACGCGCCCAGAAACCTGGCTTACCGGATCGCACACGAATGA
- the trxA gene encoding thioredoxin, giving the protein MSNAIVVTDGDFAAQVEQAPGLTVVDFWAAWCGPCRMIAPILDQLSVEYAGKVKVTKLDVDNNQATSTKFNVRSIPTLLFFKDGQLVDQVVGAVPKAALAAKFAQHSA; this is encoded by the coding sequence ATGTCGAATGCAATCGTGGTGACGGACGGCGATTTCGCGGCGCAGGTTGAGCAGGCGCCGGGGCTGACGGTGGTGGACTTTTGGGCGGCGTGGTGCGGTCCGTGCCGCATGATCGCGCCGATTTTGGACCAGCTCTCCGTGGAATACGCGGGGAAAGTGAAGGTCACCAAGCTCGACGTGGACAACAATCAGGCGACGTCGACGAAGTTCAATGTGCGGTCGATTCCGACGCTGTTGTTCTTCAAGGACGGCCAGCTCGTCGATCAGGTGGTGGGAGCGGTTCCGAAGGCTGCGCTGGCAGCGAAGTTCGCGCAGCACTCGGCGTGA
- a CDS encoding DUF4175 family protein has protein sequence MSIWELVARERARVWGWLVAGVSLRSAAALAMVLALGAWLLGGTRWMQLPPIVPFAVWVVALALAAWLLRRGIRSARASAEPTAIADVVEREQRMRRGAVRGLVELANDGSVFVRIASQKLGAELGRVSGALAPALIARLRRAALVSVLALLPAAAFLVLGAARSASGWRALAHPVAAWRGTLLSPIVMADVPHRAMRGSPLRLTVRAAGRTSLVLRRRATGNAWSEQTVMVTNGVATADVGPLDADLTVVATDGRATSDTLVVRVVDRPFLGDVALRAVYPAYLHKPTETLPGDANVRVPKGTELLIDGHASEPLASVTLAQGGDSVRLVPSDRRFSGHFVPQATGSWMWTARGLTTAIADVPSPLVVDVVPDSVPVAEILAPASDSLIAPTDKIELQLLATDDHALQSVSLKLWRVSRDGRPDVPAVEKLGGAGSPEFATAVMIDLKNFVLGAGDAVHVQLVARDQTPWGQEGVSRELILRVPATDEQRIAARAAADSAASRAAAAAKAQAQLMQRTTEAANSRGARPEAGKAGQQNMAFDKAQQQKALASDQKQMAERVQQLQQASKALEDRLRAAGALDTALAQQLRDAQRMLRDALTPEMLDALKKLDNATQQLSTEQSKMSLQQLAEQQRKMREALEKSAEILKRAALEGAMQTLRDEAKELAKQQREMTSGDTATRRRATDEAKQRMSQRTEQLAKDIAALKERLQKEQADPAARKATEALAEAMKARDALDGKQPQGEQEQGKQGEQQQPGKPGQQGQQNQKDPQGQPGQKGQQGQQGQQGQQGQQGKQGQAGEQGKQGGEGQKQAGQKGAQGAGQQGNDAAADAMDRAADALGEGRKQQVEEWKQEVTGELDQSIQELMQLARQQDQLAQKAKQSPSDPSLRSEQSALQQGVQKASERLQGESRRSALVSPKSQKAVSDAEQKVGQATRDASEARTQSQAASTMNDAANALRQAISSLARDRERAGQSQSASGLPELLAQLQQLAQAQGSLNGQMQNFLQMSQQAKAQQQSLSEDAKAQGRALARNQRDVARQLDEAGDVDPSGRAAELAKEARQLAQSLEQGAVDPTVMERQQRLFKRMLDAGKALENDQTDESGRRESKPGDQNNPFVPPSGAASGRAAVKYRVPEWSELRGLSPEERRLVIEYFRRLNGDKP, from the coding sequence ATGAGCATTTGGGAACTGGTTGCGCGGGAACGCGCGCGGGTGTGGGGCTGGTTGGTGGCCGGAGTCTCGCTCCGGTCCGCCGCCGCGCTCGCGATGGTGCTGGCGCTCGGTGCCTGGTTGTTGGGTGGCACGCGCTGGATGCAGTTGCCGCCCATCGTGCCTTTTGCGGTGTGGGTGGTGGCGCTGGCGCTGGCGGCGTGGTTGTTGCGGCGCGGGATTCGCTCGGCGCGCGCGTCGGCTGAGCCGACCGCGATTGCTGACGTGGTGGAGCGTGAACAGCGCATGCGGCGTGGTGCGGTGCGCGGTCTCGTGGAGTTGGCCAACGACGGCAGCGTGTTTGTGCGAATCGCGTCGCAGAAACTCGGGGCGGAGTTGGGTCGAGTGAGCGGCGCGCTCGCGCCGGCGCTTATTGCGCGGTTGCGTCGGGCGGCGTTGGTGTCGGTGTTGGCGCTACTGCCGGCGGCCGCGTTTCTCGTGCTCGGTGCGGCACGCAGCGCGTCTGGGTGGCGCGCGTTAGCGCATCCGGTGGCCGCGTGGCGTGGGACGTTGCTCTCGCCCATTGTGATGGCCGACGTGCCGCATCGTGCGATGCGTGGCTCTCCGTTGCGGTTGACGGTGCGCGCGGCAGGGCGCACGTCGTTGGTGCTGAGGCGGCGCGCGACCGGCAATGCGTGGTCAGAGCAGACGGTGATGGTGACGAACGGCGTGGCGACTGCCGATGTGGGGCCGCTCGACGCAGACCTTACGGTGGTCGCGACCGACGGCCGCGCCACGAGCGACACACTCGTGGTGCGCGTCGTCGATCGGCCCTTCCTCGGCGATGTCGCGTTGCGCGCCGTGTATCCCGCGTATTTGCACAAGCCAACGGAAACGCTTCCAGGCGACGCCAACGTTCGCGTGCCAAAGGGCACGGAACTCTTGATAGATGGGCACGCCTCGGAGCCGTTGGCGAGCGTGACGCTCGCACAGGGCGGCGACAGCGTGCGCCTCGTGCCGTCGGATCGCCGATTCAGCGGGCATTTTGTGCCGCAGGCCACCGGGAGTTGGATGTGGACGGCGCGCGGACTCACCACGGCGATTGCCGATGTGCCGTCGCCGCTCGTGGTGGATGTGGTGCCGGACTCGGTGCCGGTGGCAGAGATTCTTGCGCCAGCGAGTGATTCACTCATTGCGCCGACGGACAAGATTGAGTTGCAACTGCTCGCGACGGATGATCACGCGTTGCAGTCGGTGTCGCTCAAGTTGTGGCGCGTGTCGCGCGACGGGCGTCCGGATGTGCCTGCCGTGGAGAAGCTCGGTGGCGCCGGCAGTCCGGAGTTTGCGACGGCGGTAATGATCGACCTCAAGAACTTTGTGCTCGGCGCTGGTGATGCGGTGCACGTGCAACTGGTGGCCCGCGACCAAACGCCGTGGGGGCAGGAAGGGGTGAGCCGCGAGCTGATTCTGCGCGTGCCGGCAACGGATGAGCAGCGCATTGCAGCGCGCGCCGCCGCCGACTCTGCCGCGTCGCGTGCGGCCGCAGCGGCCAAGGCGCAGGCGCAACTGATGCAGCGCACGACCGAAGCCGCCAACTCGCGCGGCGCCCGCCCCGAAGCGGGCAAAGCTGGGCAGCAGAACATGGCGTTCGACAAAGCGCAGCAGCAGAAAGCGCTGGCGAGCGACCAGAAGCAGATGGCCGAACGCGTGCAGCAGTTGCAACAGGCATCCAAGGCGCTCGAAGATCGGTTGCGCGCGGCCGGTGCGCTCGACACCGCGCTCGCGCAGCAGTTGCGCGATGCCCAGCGGATGTTGCGCGACGCCCTCACGCCCGAGATGCTCGACGCGCTCAAGAAGCTCGACAACGCCACGCAACAGCTCTCCACCGAGCAGAGCAAGATGTCGTTGCAACAGCTCGCCGAGCAGCAGAGGAAAATGCGCGAAGCGCTCGAGAAGAGCGCGGAGATTCTCAAGCGCGCGGCGCTTGAGGGCGCGATGCAGACGTTGCGCGACGAAGCGAAGGAGCTGGCCAAGCAACAGCGCGAAATGACGAGTGGCGACACGGCCACGCGTCGGCGTGCGACGGACGAGGCCAAGCAGCGCATGTCGCAACGCACGGAGCAGCTCGCCAAGGATATTGCGGCGCTCAAGGAGCGTTTGCAGAAGGAGCAGGCTGATCCGGCGGCGCGCAAAGCCACGGAAGCGCTGGCCGAAGCGATGAAGGCGCGCGATGCGCTCGACGGCAAGCAGCCGCAGGGTGAGCAGGAACAGGGCAAACAAGGCGAGCAGCAGCAGCCTGGCAAGCCTGGTCAGCAGGGGCAACAAAATCAGAAGGACCCGCAGGGGCAGCCCGGGCAGAAGGGGCAGCAAGGTCAGCAGGGTCAACAAGGCCAGCAGGGACAACAAGGCAAGCAGGGACAGGCCGGCGAGCAAGGAAAGCAGGGCGGAGAGGGGCAAAAGCAGGCCGGTCAGAAGGGTGCGCAGGGCGCCGGTCAGCAGGGGAACGATGCGGCCGCCGATGCGATGGACCGCGCGGCCGATGCGTTGGGTGAAGGGCGCAAGCAACAAGTGGAAGAGTGGAAGCAGGAAGTCACCGGTGAACTCGATCAGTCCATTCAGGAACTGATGCAGTTGGCGCGTCAGCAAGATCAGCTCGCGCAAAAGGCCAAGCAGAGTCCCAGTGATCCGTCGTTGCGATCGGAGCAGAGCGCGTTGCAGCAGGGCGTGCAGAAAGCGTCGGAGCGTTTGCAGGGTGAGTCGCGGCGCTCGGCGTTGGTGTCGCCCAAGTCGCAGAAAGCGGTGAGCGACGCGGAACAGAAGGTGGGGCAGGCCACGCGCGATGCATCGGAGGCGCGCACGCAGTCGCAGGCGGCGTCGACGATGAACGACGCGGCGAATGCGTTGCGGCAGGCGATTTCGTCGCTGGCGCGTGACCGCGAACGTGCCGGGCAGTCGCAGTCGGCGTCGGGGTTGCCCGAGTTGCTGGCGCAGTTGCAACAACTCGCGCAGGCGCAGGGCAGCCTGAACGGTCAGATGCAGAACTTCTTGCAGATGTCACAGCAGGCCAAGGCGCAGCAGCAGTCGCTGAGTGAAGACGCTAAGGCGCAGGGGCGTGCGTTGGCGCGCAATCAGCGTGATGTGGCGCGTCAACTCGACGAGGCGGGCGATGTCGATCCGTCCGGTCGCGCCGCGGAACTCGCAAAGGAAGCGCGCCAGCTGGCGCAGTCGCTGGAGCAGGGGGCCGTTGACCCCACGGTGATGGAGCGGCAGCAGCGTTTGTTCAAGCGGATGCTCGACGCGGGCAAGGCGCTTGAGAATGATCAAACGGATGAATCGGGACGTCGCGAGTCGAAGCCGGGCGATCAAAACAATCCGTTCGTTCCGCCGTCGGGTGCGGCGAGTGGACGCGCCGCGGTGAAGTACCGTGTGCCCGAGTGGAGTGAGCTGCGCGGCCTGAGCCCCGAAGAACGGCGGCTCGTGATTGAATACTTCCGCCGGCTGAACGGAGACAAACCGTGA
- the mce gene encoding methylmalonyl-CoA epimerase: protein MSDHPRRGTRIAHIGIAVRALDELIPFYRDVLGLPETPLDDADGARIAGLAAGDSLVELLQPEEPLSPIGKFLDKRGPGIHHVCFNVDDLDATLARCRTAGLTLIDEQPRIGAEGKRIAFLHPKSTGGVLIELSEY, encoded by the coding sequence ATGTCGGACCATCCCCGTCGCGGCACCCGCATCGCCCACATCGGCATTGCCGTACGAGCCCTCGACGAGCTGATCCCCTTCTATCGCGACGTCCTCGGCCTGCCTGAAACTCCGCTCGACGATGCCGATGGCGCCCGCATTGCCGGGCTTGCCGCTGGCGATTCGCTCGTCGAACTCCTGCAACCAGAAGAACCGCTGTCGCCTATCGGAAAGTTCCTCGATAAACGCGGCCCTGGCATTCACCACGTCTGCTTCAACGTGGATGATCTGGACGCCACCCTCGCGCGGTGCCGGACCGCCGGCCTCACGCTCATCGATGAACAGCCCCGCATTGGCGCCGAAGGAAAACGCATCGCCTTCCTGCATCCCAAGTCCACCGGCGGCGTGCTTATCGAACTCTCTGAATACTAA
- a CDS encoding pyridoxine 5'-phosphate synthase translates to MAPLRLYINVDHVATLRQARRTDEPDPTSAARLCEDAGADGITAHLREDRRHMQDADIDALRMSLRTPFNLEIACTDEMLAIAERLNPYQVTLVPERREEVTTEGGLDVTRATDAIADAIARLKAANIRTSLFVDAVPMIVERSAWLGAHAIELHTGAYAHHPHDDRPLAALQAASKQGRTLGLAVHAGHGLTVRNVAPVAAIADIEELNIGHSIVSRAVFVGLDRAIREMRAAMNAARGAR, encoded by the coding sequence ATGGCACCCCTCCGCCTCTACATCAACGTCGACCACGTCGCCACGCTCCGTCAGGCGCGTCGCACCGACGAACCCGATCCGACCTCCGCCGCCCGCCTTTGTGAGGACGCGGGGGCCGACGGCATCACCGCGCATCTCCGCGAAGACCGACGCCACATGCAGGACGCCGATATTGACGCCCTGCGGATGTCGTTGCGGACGCCGTTCAACCTGGAGATCGCCTGCACCGACGAAATGCTCGCGATCGCCGAGCGCCTGAATCCGTATCAGGTGACGCTCGTCCCAGAGCGCCGCGAGGAAGTCACCACCGAGGGCGGGCTCGACGTCACGCGTGCCACCGATGCCATTGCCGACGCCATCGCGCGCCTCAAAGCCGCGAACATCCGCACCAGCCTCTTTGTGGATGCCGTGCCGATGATTGTCGAGCGTTCGGCTTGGCTGGGTGCCCACGCCATCGAGTTGCATACGGGCGCTTACGCGCATCATCCGCACGATGACCGTCCGCTTGCCGCGCTCCAGGCCGCCTCCAAGCAGGGGCGCACGCTCGGGCTGGCCGTGCACGCCGGTCACGGCCTCACCGTGCGCAACGTGGCACCGGTGGCCGCCATCGCCGATATCGAAGAGCTCAACATTGGCCACTCCATTGTGAGCCGCGCCGTATTCGTTGGGCTCGACCGGGCCATTCGCGAAATGCGGGCCGCCATGAACGCCGCGCGCGGCGCCCGATGA
- the ispE gene encoding 4-(cytidine 5'-diphospho)-2-C-methyl-D-erythritol kinase, translating to MRSARVEAQAKLNLFLRIVGREPSGYHQLSTLFQRIALADDVTVRLTEHTRSLDCVGANVGPVEENLAWRAALAFSSAARWPGGFAIEVIKRIPVGGGLGGGSADAAAVLRAMNALAPTPLSAASLGEIAFTLGADVPYLLSEDALALGSGRGERLLACDPLPPREILLALPPFGVSSGEAFGWYAAAQGAVPRFSGPVGLGMPLTWPLLAQHAVNDLEEPVFARHPSLARLREVFVASGAQISRMSGSGSTIFAVYGGGERPGADPTFPDPDTRRIWTSSVGTVSQVRIAD from the coding sequence ATGCGATCGGCGCGCGTCGAAGCGCAGGCCAAGCTCAACCTGTTTCTGCGCATCGTCGGCCGTGAGCCGAGCGGCTATCACCAGCTCTCGACCCTCTTTCAGCGGATCGCGCTGGCCGACGACGTCACCGTGCGGCTCACGGAGCACACTCGTTCCCTGGATTGCGTGGGTGCCAATGTCGGGCCTGTGGAGGAAAACCTCGCGTGGCGGGCGGCCCTAGCATTTAGCAGCGCGGCGCGCTGGCCTGGTGGATTCGCGATTGAAGTGATCAAACGCATTCCCGTGGGCGGAGGGCTGGGCGGCGGCAGCGCCGACGCGGCCGCCGTGCTGCGCGCGATGAATGCGCTCGCGCCAACCCCGCTCAGCGCGGCATCACTCGGGGAGATCGCTTTTACGCTCGGGGCCGACGTGCCGTACCTGCTCAGCGAGGACGCGCTCGCGCTCGGCAGCGGCCGCGGAGAGCGTCTGCTGGCGTGCGACCCGCTCCCGCCACGAGAGATCCTGCTGGCCCTGCCCCCGTTCGGCGTCTCGAGTGGTGAAGCTTTCGGGTGGTACGCGGCCGCACAGGGCGCCGTACCGCGCTTCTCCGGTCCCGTCGGGCTCGGCATGCCGCTCACCTGGCCGCTCCTCGCTCAGCACGCCGTGAATGACCTGGAGGAGCCGGTGTTCGCCCGCCACCCGTCGCTCGCGCGGCTGCGCGAGGTATTCGTAGCCTCCGGCGCTCAAATTTCGCGCATGAGCGGCAGCGGTTCGACTATTTTCGCTGTGTATGGCGGCGGCGAGCGACCGGGCGCTGACCCGACGTTCCCCGACCCCGACACGCGGCGAATTTGGACGTCCAGCGTCGGTACCGTTTCGCAGGTCCGTATCGCGGACTAG
- a CDS encoding DUF4159 domain-containing protein, translated as MISKVLAVAILGSAALVARPEATAVSRTRSRLPATGARARVRVPATPAAPRLTVARLQYEGGGDWYANPSSLPNLLRAIRERSAFAVEAAEARVTLMDDRLWDYPFLHLTGHGNIALSEPEVVRLREYLTRGGFLHADDNYGLDESFRREMKRVFPDRELVDVPLSHPVYHMVYEFPKGLPKVHEHDGKPARGYGMFIGNRLAVYYSYSSDLGNGWEDVGTYSDPAELHEAALRMGVNLFVYAVTSRPSP; from the coding sequence ATGATCAGCAAGGTGCTTGCAGTAGCGATTCTGGGTTCGGCCGCGCTGGTGGCGCGGCCGGAGGCCACGGCGGTGTCGCGCACTCGGTCGCGCCTGCCGGCGACGGGTGCGCGCGCTCGGGTGCGCGTGCCGGCGACACCGGCGGCGCCACGGCTCACTGTTGCGCGCCTGCAGTACGAGGGCGGGGGTGACTGGTACGCCAATCCATCGAGTCTTCCGAATCTTTTGCGCGCGATTCGTGAGCGCTCCGCCTTTGCGGTGGAGGCGGCCGAAGCCCGCGTGACACTGATGGACGACCGGCTGTGGGACTATCCGTTTTTGCACCTGACGGGGCACGGCAACATCGCGCTCAGCGAGCCGGAGGTGGTGCGTCTGCGCGAGTATCTCACGCGCGGCGGCTTTCTCCATGCGGACGACAACTACGGTCTCGACGAAAGTTTTCGTCGCGAGATGAAGCGCGTGTTTCCCGATCGCGAGTTGGTGGATGTGCCGCTCTCGCATCCGGTGTACCACATGGTGTACGAGTTCCCGAAGGGGTTACCGAAGGTCCACGAGCACGACGGCAAGCCGGCGCGCGGGTATGGGATGTTTATCGGAAACCGTTTGGCGGTGTACTACAGCTATTCGAGTGATCTCGGCAACGGGTGGGAAGACGTAGGCACGTACAGCGATCCGGCGGAGCTGCATGAGGCAGCGCTCCGGATGGGCGTGAACCTTTTTGTGTATGCCGTCACGAGTCGGCCCTCGCCATGA
- a CDS encoding asparagine synthetase B, translating to MNGTAWMDWARRGTAVRRMALVTALLGAAVRSVPAQHLLVPMDDSQQNHLKAYGLTFGVLKAGGKAEWFLNYKGGSFLLPDDAPTRRRAAVDGITVQPLDDGAVTAIRREVASSNMDAVTLEKAPRIAIYAPAKSPPWDDAVTLALKYAGIEFTQIWDDEVLKSDLGKFDWIHLFHEDFTGQLNKLYLGFRDAGWFMEQRDRDLATAQHNGFQTIPALKKAVAWRLHDFVQKGGFLFAMCGATETIELAMAAQGVDIAGPFSDGTPVDPDADSKMDWTSAFAFQGVHLEMSSGVNAMSDIDGHQVNVPARRQALGMFTLFNFSAKFDPVATMLTQNHRKVIPDYYGVTTSFNRAVLKSGVTVLASEDGSPWAKYLHGDFGRGSWTYLGGHDPEDPQHNIGAAPTDLGLHTGSPGYRLILNNVLFPAAKKKPLKT from the coding sequence ATGAACGGGACGGCATGGATGGATTGGGCGCGCCGCGGTACTGCCGTGCGGCGGATGGCGTTGGTGACGGCACTGCTCGGCGCGGCTGTTCGGTCGGTGCCGGCGCAGCACCTGCTCGTGCCAATGGACGACAGTCAGCAAAACCACCTCAAGGCCTACGGCCTGACCTTTGGCGTGCTCAAGGCCGGCGGCAAGGCCGAGTGGTTCTTGAACTACAAGGGTGGCAGCTTTCTGCTCCCCGACGACGCCCCCACACGGCGTCGTGCGGCGGTGGACGGCATTACGGTGCAACCGCTCGACGATGGCGCTGTGACGGCCATTCGCCGCGAGGTCGCGAGTTCGAATATGGACGCGGTCACGCTCGAGAAAGCGCCGCGCATCGCGATCTATGCGCCCGCCAAATCGCCGCCCTGGGATGACGCGGTGACGCTGGCGCTCAAGTATGCCGGCATCGAGTTCACGCAGATTTGGGACGACGAAGTCCTCAAGAGCGATCTCGGAAAATTCGACTGGATTCACTTGTTCCACGAAGATTTCACGGGGCAGCTCAACAAGCTGTACCTCGGATTTCGCGACGCCGGCTGGTTTATGGAACAGCGTGATCGCGATCTCGCCACCGCCCAACACAATGGTTTTCAGACCATTCCCGCGCTCAAGAAAGCCGTGGCGTGGCGGTTGCACGACTTTGTGCAGAAGGGTGGCTTTCTCTTTGCGATGTGCGGCGCCACGGAGACCATCGAACTCGCGATGGCAGCGCAGGGCGTGGACATCGCCGGCCCGTTCTCTGACGGCACACCGGTGGACCCCGATGCCGACAGTAAGATGGACTGGACGAGCGCCTTTGCCTTTCAGGGCGTGCATCTCGAAATGAGTTCCGGCGTCAACGCGATGAGCGATATCGACGGCCATCAAGTGAACGTGCCGGCGCGTCGGCAGGCGCTGGGGATGTTCACGCTGTTCAACTTCTCCGCCAAGTTTGATCCCGTCGCCACGATGCTGACGCAGAATCACCGCAAGGTCATTCCGGACTACTATGGCGTGACCACGTCCTTCAATCGCGCGGTGCTCAAGTCGGGCGTGACCGTGCTGGCGAGCGAAGACGGATCGCCGTGGGCCAAGTATCTGCACGGGGATTTCGGTCGCGGATCATGGACCTATCTTGGCGGTCACGATCCGGAAGACCCGCAGCACAACATCGGCGCGGCGCCCACCGACCTCGGCTTGCACACGGGTTCGCCCGGTTATCGACTGATCTTGAACAACGTGCTGTTTCCGGCCGCCAAGAAGAAGCCGCTCAAGACGTGA